A window of Oncorhynchus kisutch isolate 150728-3 linkage group LG10, Okis_V2, whole genome shotgun sequence contains these coding sequences:
- the rex1bd gene encoding required for excision 1-B domain-containing protein — translation MVPTDFQALVHRFYAVQAERVEAYRLFDEGHEAYLRTGPHYDFDHYRQLVHEITQAFCGLSKEVLEIKERLHQDFDRPDLSEHIDKLQKKEKQKLELTAKLQLAKQKAQDHPEDEGCQEKIQEVKQDIIKNKEALSDILQDFKYDSEESV, via the exons ATG GTACCCACAGATTTTCAAGCATTGGTCCATCGATTTTATGCCGTTCAAGCTGAAAGGGTTGAAGCGTACAGGCTTTTTGACGA AGGCCATGAAGCATACTTGAGGACAGGGCCCCACTATGACTTTGACCACTACAGACAGCTGGTACATGAGATAACGCAGGCTTTCTGTGGCCTCTCAAAGGAGGTGCTAGAGATAAAGGAGCGGCTGCACCAAGACTTCGACCGTCCAGATCTCTCCGAACACATTGACAAGCTGCAGAAAAAAGAAAAGCAGAAGCTTGAACTG ACGGCTAAGCTGCAGCTGGCAAAGCAGAAGGCTCAGGATCACCCAGAAGACGAGGGCTGTCAGGAGAAGATCCAGGAGGTCAAGCAGGA CATCATAAAGAATAAGGAGGCCCTGAGTGACATCCTGCAGGACTTTAAATACGACTCCGAGGAGTCTGTGTGA
- the LOC109897864 gene encoding HAUS augmin-like complex subunit 8 isoform X7 codes for MASRRVSSVPKSQKLTIGDSKSSKAVIENSKSNNSGTGNPSKGNSSGNGNKTKSGGTIVKSRYLQPVEKAPLTKNNSLTNESTLVPPRPASPKPVSVKPRVGSPARRSMAPQSLRNPTPMMSSVLEPSQLGRSILQSTILDGHCLRPDFDVSAIKDKTVLQNAAVEPERNDEHEKRLLEMQTFLLAYLTAKMENNSQKLKVEAEGRIIAVMEEEELLRKEVHEKKRQYLLLEKNKQLDDLLDLQITALTPVADAAKQFTQEYKSFATAVDTTRHELPVKNFYIDGDRMTFLDKATVSLKESEEVLLQCTQGAHHGNEKSAECLRGVKTAAQDISKQLSGGFSELLELSSLVSRQTVQIQQALEEEQLGLTRVQELYCPKQ; via the exons ATGGCGTCAAGAAGAGTGTCATCGGTTCCTAAAAGTCAGAAACTTACCATTGGAGATTCAAAAAG TTCCAAAGCTGTGATTGAAAACAGCAAGAGCAACAACAGTGGAACTGGAAACCCCAGCAAAGGCAACAGCAGTGGGAATggaaataaaacaaaat CTGGTGGTACAATAGTGAAGTCTCGATATCTACAACCTGTTGAAAAGGCACCTCTAACCAAG AACAATTCACTCACCAATGAGTCCACCCTTGTGCCACCAAGGCCTGCCTCACCTAAACCGGTTAGTGTTAAACCACGGGTGGGGTCTCCTGCAAGGCGTTCCATGGCTCCTCAGTCACTTCGCAATCCTACTC CAATGATGTCCAGTGTCCTTGAGCCTTCACAATTAGGAAGAAGTATTCTGCAATCCACAATCTTAGATGGTCACTGTCTTCGCCCTGACTTTGATGTCTCTGCCATTAAAG ACAAGACAGTGTTACAAAATGCAGCAGTAGAACCTGAAAGAAATGATGAACACGAAAAGAGACTCCTAGAGATGCAGACCTTCTTGTTGGCTTACCTCACAGCCAAG atggagaaTAATAGCCAGAAATTGAAGGTGGAGGCAGAGGGGCGTATTATAGCCgtgatggaggaagaggagctgctacGCAAAGAAGTCCATGAGAAGAAGCGCCAGTACCTCCTCCTGGAGAAGAACAAGCAGCTGGACGACCTGCTCGATTTACAG ATCACAGCACTAACTCCTGTGGCTGATGCCGCCAAGCAGTTCACACAGGAATACAAGTCTTTTGCCACCGCAGTTGACACCACACGACATGAGCTGCCAGTGAAGAACTTCTACATTGACGGGGATAGAATGACATTTCTGG ATAAAGCCACTGTTAGCCTGAAGGAGAGTGAGGAAGTGTTGCTGCAGTGCACACAGGGAGCTCACCATGGCAATGAGAAATCTGCTGAGTGCCTGAGAGGGGTGAAAACTGCTGCACAGGACATCAGCAAGCAGCTCTCAGG GGGTTTTTCAGAGTTATTGGAGCTGTCATCATTGGTCAGTCGCCAGACGGTTCAGATTCAACAGGCCTTGGAAGAGGAGCAGCTTGGATTGACAAGAGTTCAGGAACTCTATTGCCCCAAACAGTGA